Proteins encoded together in one Penicillium digitatum chromosome 1, complete sequence window:
- a CDS encoding Major facilitator superfamily domain, general substrate transporter, which produces MSKLDAVQNEAAEPQKGDKLMDNSGILRVPLTEEDSKRICHKTDRTILVVLAWVYFLQILDKTVLGYGATFGLQADTGLTGNEYSLIGSIGPIAQLVWQPFSSYIIVKVPHRILMPILCLGWGIAQTCMAVCHNFNSLMVTRFFLGLFEAGCLPLFGIITSQWYRRAEQPIRIAAWYSTNGLATVVAAALSYGLAQIKSDVLKSWQIIFLAVGLITVVSAPIIYWRLDNDISTARFLNDKEKAQGMERLRANQTGTGNTEFKFSHVLEACLEPKTYLWIGMTMLLNIGASVTNVFGPLIISGLGYDKYRTTLLTMPFGALQFIIILLASYLAQTARVKSVIIAAFMLPVIAGLAILYAVARTKSVQNQLLAGYYLLAFLFGGNPLIVTWIIGNTAGTTKKSVIMSFYSAASSAGNIIGPLLFNEKDKPAYHLGLRACLGIFSTLAAVILIQWANLWLLNQQQARRRLKNGKRAEMVDLSMQNNYHDMQDKLEEAGHETVQVGDNAFQDLTDRENDEFVYIY; this is translated from the exons ATGTCCAAACTAGATGCTGTTCAAAACGAAGCGGCAGAGCCCCAGAAGGGGGACAAACTCATGGATAATAGCGGCATTTTACGCGTCCCTTTGACCGAGGAAGACAGTAAGCGCATCTGCCACAAGACCGACCGGACAATTCTTGTTGTGCTCGCCTGGGTCTACTTCTTGCAGATCCTCGATAAGACAGTCTTGGGGTATGGAGCAACATTCGGGTTGCAGGCAGACACAGGCCTCACCGGTAATGAATATTCACTGATCGGCTCCATCGGACCCATTGCACAGCTTGTCTGGCAGCCCTTTTCTTCATACATAATTGTCAAAGTTCCTCACAGAATCCTGATGCCAATACTATGCCTTGGGTGGGGAATTGCGCAGACATGCATGGCTGTGTGCCACAACTTCAACTCCTTGATGGTCACtagattttttttagggTTGTTCGAAGCTGGTTGTCTCCCTCTCTTTGGTATTATTACGAGTCAATGGTACCGTCGTGCAGAGCAACCGATCCGGATCGCCGCGTGGTATAGCACAAATGGTTTAGCAACCGTCGTTGCAGCTGCCTTATCATACGGACTGGCACAGATAAAGTCAGATGTGCTCAAATCATGGCAAAT AATTTTTCTTGCAGTTGGCCTAATAACTGTCGTATCTGCTCCAATTATCTACTGGCGCTTGGACAATGATATATCGACCGCTCGCTTTCTCAACGATAAGGAGAAAGCTCAAGGAATGGAGCGACTTCGAGCCAACCAGACTGGAACCGGAAACACCGAGTTCAAATTCAGTCATGTCCTCGAGGCGTGCTTGGAGCCGAAAACATACCTGTGGATTGGAATGACAATGCTTCTCAACATTGGCGCCAGCGTGACCAACGTCTTCGGCCCACTAATTATAAGTGGCCTTGGATACGATAAATACAGGACAACCCTACTTACCATGCCATTTGGCGCGTTGCAATTCATTATCATTCTGCTGGCAAGCTATCTTGCTCAAACCGCCCGAGTGAAGAGTGTTATCATCGCAGCCTTCATGCTGCCCGTAATCGCTGGTCTAGCAATCTTATATGCGGTAGCTAGGACTAAGTCTGTGCAGAACCAACTGCTTGCTGGCTACTACCTCCTTGCATTCTTATTTGGCGGAAATCCGTTGATTGTGACCTGGATCATCGGTAACACAGCTGGCACCACCAAGAAGTCCGTCATTATGAGTTTTTACAGTGCAGCAAGCTCGGCTGGAAATATTATTGGCCCGTTGCTCTTCAATGAGAAGGATAAGCCAGCCTACCACCTAGGTCTGCGGGCATGCCTCGGGATTTTCAGCACTTTGGCCGCAGTTATTCTTATCCAGTGGGCCAATCTATGGCTCCTCAACCAACAACAAGCCCGTCGACGTTTGAAGAATGGCAAGAGAGCTGAAATGGTTGACCTTTCGATGCAAAATAATTATCACGATATGCAGGACAAACTAGAGGAGGCTGGACATGAGACTGTGCAAGTTGGGGACAATGCGTTTCAGGATCTGACCGATCGGGAGAATGATGAATTTGTTTACATCtattga
- a CDS encoding O-aminophenol oxidase — translation MYGLKQLSLLSLMFFSVSAAKNSNRTIVGIETADKSRGIDVPLNDCHAIEEEDVLTVSLKKPCRLFTGPDCTGHNTLLSPGDHSSKDPIPVIESIFCQSSF, via the exons ATGTACGGTCTTAAACAGCTCTCGCTTCTAAGCCTGATGTTTTTCTCTGTGTCGGCAGCGAAGAACTCCAATAGAACAATT GTGGGCATTGAAACAGCCGACAAGAGCCGTGGCATCGATGTGCCATTGAATGATTGCCACGCGATCGAGGAAGA AGATGTTCTAACGGTGTCTTTGAAAAAGCCATGTCGTCTCTTCAC CGGCCCTGACTGCACCGGGCACAACACACTCTTGAGCCCTGGAGACCACTCTTCCAAGGACCCAATTCCTGTCATCGAATCGATATTTTGTCAGTCATCCTTTTGA
- a CDS encoding microtubule-associated protein 4 isoform X9 yields MGFAPTEQVEESQPRDWNPAHKADERMKEAPGTGFAPTEQVEESQPRDWNPAHKADEKTKEAPGMGFAPTEQVEESQPRDWNPAHKADEKTKEAPGMGFAPTEQVEESQPRDWNPAHKADERMKEAPGMGFAPTEQVEESQPRDWNPAHKAEEKTQEENFCQQQWLDEPTQGRVEEIHDMDLDDVGEPEEGGQGDQQMEDAPPAHQTSPYLFRKPRRYAMNS; encoded by the coding sequence ATGGGCTTCGCTCCCAcggaacaagtggaagaatcccaaccaagggattggaatcCCGCCCACAAAGCGGATGAAAGGATGAAGGAAGCACCAGGCACGGGCTTCGCTCCCAcggaacaagtggaagaatcccaaccaagggattggaatcCCGCCCACAAAGCGGATGAGAAGACAAAGGAAGCGCCAGGCATGGGCTTCGCTCCCAcggaacaagtggaagaatcccaaccaagggattggaatcCCGCCCACAAAGCGGATGAGAAGACAAAGGAAGCGCCAGGCATGGGCTTCGCTCCCAcggaacaagtggaagaatcccaaccaagggattggaatcCCGCCCACAAAGCGGATGAAAGGATGAAGGAAGCACCAGGCATGGGCTTCGCTCCCAcggaacaagtggaagaatcccaaccaagggattggaatcCCGCCCACAAAGCGGAAGAGAAGACTCAGGAAGAGAACTTCTGCCAACAGCAATGGCTGGACGAGCCTACCCAAGGAAGGGTAGAAGAGATTCATGATATGGATCTAGATGACGTCGGCGAACCTGAAGAGGGTGGCCAAGGAGATCAGCAAATGGAGGACGCTCCACCAGCACATCAAACATCTCCATACCTCTTCCGCAAGCCACGTCGCTACGCAATGAACTCATAA
- a CDS encoding Ribonuclease H-like protein, translating into MAQGTPTWGKLNLMTKVGGFAEAEWYAATIQYLLTGSLPSDKMLRKEVMRWASKLAIHESPLPAAATQEENTRLRFLHGDGSSAPYLEPPFRKDFLKRMHEETTTPYHPRTNGKVENFNGLLGRMLTKYCMGKPTRVWDLYLAQALFATRVREHATSGKSPFYLVYGTHPRLPGDTELVTSIRGPAELDNKIMAVNHARAEANEALLHKAIRAQKIQDEKVTTCSLQPGKWVLVRNEAKQKFESQWFGPYKILKAHPLGTYALAEPGGRVLRNLVNGRRLVDAFVENPNQLWTSSGGKYQLRRKGLDIRHPLDGGEIIDTDSETPPSYHELATISRAEWDAMERSGVRSRLVGREEVLRHVATKARKQPSATKKDEKT; encoded by the exons ATGGCTCAGGGAACACCCACTTGGGGAAAGCTGAACCTGATGACTAAGGTAGGCGGGTTTGCCGAAGCAGAGTGGTATGCGGCCACCATTCAGTATCTGTTGACTGGCAGCCTACCAAGCGACAAGATGCTTCGGAAGGAAGTGATGCGCTGGGCGAGCAAGCTGGCAATACACGAATCCCCCTTGCCAGCGGCCGCCACGCAGGAGGAGAACACAAGGCTGCGCTTCCTACATGGGGACGGGTCATCCGCCCCATACTTGGAACCCCCTTTCAGGAAGGACTTCCTGAAGAGAATGCACGAGGA GACAACGACGCCGTACCACCCGCGGACGAACGGCAAGGTGGAGAACTTCAACGGTCTGCTCGGACGGATGCTCACCAAATACTGCATGGGGAAACCCACTCGGGTGTGGGACCTATACCTGGCCCAAGCCTTGTTCGCCACAAGGGTCAGGGAACATGCAACGTCCGGCAAAAGCCCATTCTACTTGGTGTACGGCACCCACCCACGCTTGCCAGGAGACACGGAACTGGTGACATCAATCCGAGGCCCTGCGGAATTGGACAACAAGATCATGGCCGTCAACCACGCACGGGCCGAGGCCAACGAAGCACTCCTACACAAGGCTATCCGAGCCCAGAAAATCCAGGACGAGAAGGTCACCACTTGCTCGCTCCAACCGGGCAAATGGGTATTGGTCCGCAACGAAGCAAAGCAGAAGTTCGAGTCGCAATGGTTCGGACCGTACAAGATCCTAAAAGCACACCCCCTCGGCACGTACGCACTCGCCGAACCTGGGGGGCGAGTACTAAGGAACTTGGTGAATGGCCGCCGACTTGTCGACGCATTTGTTGAGAACCCCAATCAACTATGGACCTCATCAGGTGGCAAGTACCAACTTCGTCGGAAAGGCTTGGACATCCGACACCCACTCGACGGCGGCGAGATAATCGACACGGACTCGGAGACGCCGCCGAGCTACCACGAGCTGGCCACCATTTCCAGGGCGGAATGGGACGCAATGGAGCGTTCAGGGGTACGCTCACGTCTGGTGGGGAGGGAGGAAGTGCTGCGACATGTCGCAACAAAGGCAAGGAAACAGCCATCGGCCACCAAGAAGGATGAAAAGACATAG